The segment TCACCTGCCGATGGAAGCTCCGGACCGAACTGATCCGCGACCTCATTGCGCGGAGGAACCTGCGATGGCAGAGGAGTGAACAGTGGCTCCGGGTCAGGGGGAGGCACTGCCCCCAACGGAGTCATCTTCGAGAGCGGTTCTTCCATGGCAAAGAGATCCCACCCGCGTCCCTGAAAACAGGTGAACACCAGACGCTGACCATCCGGCGACCAGGAAAACGACGGGCTCGATTCGATCAGGCCGGTGACGCCGGTCCGGAGCCGGGTCAGACGATAGAGTCGTCCTGTGCCCCGCTCCTGAATGTACAGGTCAGAGACACCGTCCCGGTCGGACACGAAGGCCAGCGTCTTCCCCTCGGGACCCCATTGCGGGCAGATGTTCTTGCCTGACTGCCCCGGAAGAAGCTCGATCCTCCCCGTGGCCGGATCGAGAAGAGCAATCCGCGGGAAATCGAACACCAGGTGTTCCACATCGGTGCGGCCTCCCCGGTCCGTAACGAACGCGATCCGATCTCCCCGGGGCGACCACTGGGGATCCCGCGCCAGGTAGGGATCGTCGGTGAGAGGGGTGGTCTCCAGTGTGTCCAGGTTCACTTCGTAGAGATCCGACTTCCCGTTGCGAACCCCGGAGAACACGATGCGCTTTCCGGAGGGATGAAACGACGGAGAGTGCAGTGCGTCCAGGCCGGGGGCGATCGTCCGGGTGACTTTCCCCGACTCCACATCCAGAAGAACCAGCACATCCTGACCGCCGCGCTTCGACGGGAAGGCGATGGTCCGGCCATCGGGAGACCATCCAAGTGATGTGTAGAAGTAACGGAGCGACTCGAAGTCCGACGATCTCTCCCCCTCCACAAGCCGCCGGATGTCCTGCCCATCCAGCGCCGACGCCAGCATGATGTCCTTTGAGAAACGGCCATCCCGGATGTATACGAGCCGCTCGCCGTCGGGTGAGATCGACGGGGCAAGGCGGATTCCGTATTCTCTGTCGCTCCCGCTCAACCGACGCGCAGCGGTCTCCGCCCTGTCGAGGCGAGTCACTTCCGGATAGTACTCCCGCCGAACCGCGTCCTCCCACTCCCGTGTCAGCGTGGAAAGGCCCACGCCCAGCGTTTCCCGAAACCCCTTCTCGACCGACCGGTAGAAGATCGTCTTGCGAAGGAGCTCACCAATCTTCTCGTCACCGAATCGCTCCCCGAGGAATGCGAATACGGCCTGCCCAATCCGATAGACTCGAATGTCGGACACGCGCTCGAGCGCATCAAGAGGCACCAGCAACCCTTCCAGCGCGGTCCAGCGCAGCCACATCGCGGTATGGGGGTCCACCTCCCCACGAGCCAGATACTCGGCCATCCCCTCCATGAACCAGAGCGGAGGCTGGAAGGAAAACGGCGTCGCATCCCCGGCGGGATCGCCAAAGAGAAGATCGATCTGGAACGCATGGACCAGTTCGTGCGTCAGAACATGGTCGAACTCTCCGTATGATCCGGTAAACGGAAGAAACACCCGGCGTTTGCGGAACTCAGTGATTCCCCCGACGCCTTCCGGAATGAGTCCGGGAGTAATGTTCGTCTGCTGAAAGTCGGAGTGCGAGGCATAAACGATGACGGGGATTCGCTCGACTACATCATGCCGGAGGATTCTCGACAGTCGTACATACGCACGCTCCGCCATCCGCGCCGCCGCATGAGCGGACTCCTCCTCGCCTTCGTAGAAGTAGATGTCGAAGTGTTCGGTCGGAATGACGCTCCAGTGGAAGTCCCGGTAGACCACCTTGTTCTTCCCGAACTGAGCCGAAGCGCCCGATGCGCCGACTAGCAGAAGGGCCCCGGCCACGAGGAGCGCTCGCGAAGAAGACGACCTCCTCACGCCGATTCCAGACCGCCGGGCCTTCGCCCGTCAAGAAGCACTTCCCTCATTGCGGGAGCAATCCCTGTGGTGGACACGAGGAACTCGCTGCCGAAGACATCCCAGTCAGCCCCTGCGAAGTCGGTGATTACGGCGCCAGCCTCGGAAGCAATCACCCCTCCCGCAGCGACATCCCACGGGTGAAGCCTCATCTCCCAGAACCCGTCAAACCTCCCGCATCCGACATAGCACAGGTCGAGCGCCGCGCTTCCGAGTCTCCGAACCGCGCGCGCCTGTTTCACGAAGCTGGAGAAGTGATCGACATTGTTGGCGCTCGCCGTATGCACATCATAGGGAAAGCCCGTGACCAGAAGCGCTTCTGACAGGTCGGTCGCGGTCGACGCTTGAATCGGTCTTCCGTTCAGAAACGCACCCTGTCCACGCAACCCTGAGAAGGTCTCCCCCCGGCTCGGATCGTGGACCACCCCCGCCATCGGTACACCATCCTCCAGCACTCCGATCGAGACCGCCCAGATGGGCAACCCATGCGCGAAGTTCGTGGTTCCGTCCAGCGGGTCCACCACCCACAGCCTGCCCGGAGCGTTCCGC is part of the Gemmatimonadota bacterium genome and harbors:
- a CDS encoding inositol monophosphatase family protein — encoded protein: MSRELLEVALEIAREAGELLLQYVGGPFAVEKKGKIDLVTDADRASERLILQRIQEHFPEDAILAEEGGGRGGRNAPGRLWVVDPLDGTTNFAHGLPIWAVSIGVLEDGVPMAGVVHDPSRGETFSGLRGQGAFLNGRPIQASTATDLSEALLVTGFPYDVHTASANNVDHFSSFVKQARAVRRLGSAALDLCYVGCGRFDGFWEMRLHPWDVAAGGVIASEAGAVITDFAGADWDVFGSEFLVSTTGIAPAMREVLLDGRRPGGLESA
- a CDS encoding DPP IV N-terminal domain-containing protein, giving the protein MAGALLLVGASGASAQFGKNKVVYRDFHWSVIPTEHFDIYFYEGEEESAHAAARMAERAYVRLSRILRHDVVERIPVIVYASHSDFQQTNITPGLIPEGVGGITEFRKRRVFLPFTGSYGEFDHVLTHELVHAFQIDLLFGDPAGDATPFSFQPPLWFMEGMAEYLARGEVDPHTAMWLRWTALEGLLVPLDALERVSDIRVYRIGQAVFAFLGERFGDEKIGELLRKTIFYRSVEKGFRETLGVGLSTLTREWEDAVRREYYPEVTRLDRAETAARRLSGSDREYGIRLAPSISPDGERLVYIRDGRFSKDIMLASALDGQDIRRLVEGERSSDFESLRYFYTSLGWSPDGRTIAFPSKRGGQDVLVLLDVESGKVTRTIAPGLDALHSPSFHPSGKRIVFSGVRNGKSDLYEVNLDTLETTPLTDDPYLARDPQWSPRGDRIAFVTDRGGRTDVEHLVFDFPRIALLDPATGRIELLPGQSGKNICPQWGPEGKTLAFVSDRDGVSDLYIQERGTGRLYRLTRLRTGVTGLIESSPSFSWSPDGQRLVFTCFQGRGWDLFAMEEPLSKMTPLGAVPPPDPEPLFTPLPSQVPPRNEVADQFGPELPSAGDATSEEWSVLTVRDETLHTLPPLDSLRVEPYRLRWSPDIVAASPVFASNVGFAGQARLAFSDILSNHTIQVGVSVYGSIEDSDLLLGYYNLKKRTNWGVTLYQFRNDFGLFAAPDRIEFQSQIYRGAYGFLSRPFSKFSRLELGVEASTISSRVFSQSFQAGGSFETEETDGGVLVYAGPEVAWVTDTVVYGFHGPLHGTRARLSVDHTVGDVRFTTGILDWRRYFSPWESTVFAVRLVGGVSDGETPQVFRIGGPETLRCLDYGERTGRHVALTNLELRFPLVESIRMGWPLRIGLGGIHGALFADVGSAWSRHYRGVTDGALHDLVAGYGFGMRLGLGYFALK